A window of the Limanda limanda chromosome 8, fLimLim1.1, whole genome shotgun sequence genome harbors these coding sequences:
- the LOC133009729 gene encoding uncharacterized protein LOC133009729, whose product MDNDVEPTTILLKKISEEFRRITSKDLLGTFNASLERFGPGLLKLYRTKKGGFGQEMEDLLDKLDDQTSDIVTHRKTAALRGLPIFLREDTKKFFMKCLDTDILAPVLEGASVAILTILDDEADISHARDHAVVLEGGIVLHEMENLSSAFAYLFGLLYALNINYPKQLRYTFEAIQTIFFELGGSRCSQRTRSLKTKLLF is encoded by the exons ATATCTGAAGAATTTCGGCGTATCACCAGCAAAGACCTCCTGGGGACTTTTAATGCATCTCTTGAAAGATTTGGACCTGGCCTGCTAAAACTCTACCGGACTAAGAAGGGTGGTTTTGGCCAAGAAATGGAAGACCTCCTTGATAAACTCGATGATCAG ACATCTGACATTGTTACACACCGAAAGACAGCAGCACTGAGAGGCTTGCCCATTTTCCTCCGCGAAGATACCAAAAAGTTTTTCATGAAGTGCTTG GACACTGACATTTTGGCACCAGTGCTGGAAGGGGCGTCTGTGGCCATCCTCACCATCCTAGATGACGAAGCCGACATCTCACATGCTCGAGACCATGCAGTTGTTTTGGAAGGGGGCATCGTGCTGCATGAAATGGAAAACCTCTCCTCTGCGTTCGCCTACCTCTTTGGCCTTCTATACGCCCTCAATATAAATTACCCCAAACAGTTGAGGTATACATTTGAAGCCATCCAGACTATCTTTTTTGAGCTTGGTGGCTCTCGGTGCTCCCAGCGCACAAGATCTTTGAAAacgaaacttttattttga